In the Telopea speciosissima isolate NSW1024214 ecotype Mountain lineage chromosome 2, Tspe_v1, whole genome shotgun sequence genome, one interval contains:
- the LOC122649774 gene encoding SNF1-related protein kinase regulatory subunit beta-3 — translation MDNKYGEDQDEVSVVGFEVPKSPESSYSNPYPSNEDEERDPPLVPPHFQQTLLSYPADRDTSGSLPVPQNVILNHLYIENRDTPRSVVALGFTHRFRSKFVTVVLYKPIQRTGGSST, via the exons ATGGATAATAAATACGGTGAAGACCAA GATGAGGTAAGCGTGGTAGGATTTGAAGTTCCAAAGTCACCTGAGTCAAGCTACAGCAACCCGTACCCCAgcaatgaagatgaagaaagggaCCCACCTCTTGTGCCTCCTCACTTTCAACAAACATTGTTGAGCTATCCAGCAGACAGAGACACCTCAGGATCTCTTCCTGTGCCGCAGAATGTGATTCTCAACCATCTCTACATTGAGAACAGGGATACCCCACGATCAGTGGTGGCGCTTGGGTTCACGCATCGCTTCCGCTCAAAATTTGTTACAGTTGTGCTTTACAAACCAATTCAAAGAACGGGGGGAAGTAGTACTTGA